GGCGGGTGGCCCCCGGGAGCAGGTGGAGCTCGGCTTCGGCGCGTACTTCGCGTTCGTCGAATCGGAGCGCGAGTCGTTCCAGCTCCTGTTCGGGTCGGGCACCCGCCACGACGACGAGTTCGCCGAGACCGCCCGCCGGGTCGAAGCCGCCATCGCCGCACTGCTCGCCGAGCTGATCGACGTGCCGGGACTGGCGCAGAGCGAACGGCGGCTGCTCGCCCACGGCGTCGTCGGCATCGCCGAGGCCACCAGTCGCCACTGGGTGGCGGGCGACCTCGCCGACGACCTCGACGTCGCCACGCTCGCCCGACGCATGGCCGAACTGGCCTGGGCGGGGCTTCGCGGCGTGCAGGCCGGCTGACACATCACGCGCCCCAGCTGAGCCCGCGGTGGAGCCCGCCGAGGTGCACGCCGAGGTGGCTGGGCGGTTGGGGCTCCGCGTCGGGCAGGATGGGCGCAGCCGCCGCCGGAGGATCCCCCATGACCGACCACGACCTGCGCGCCATCGCCGAGGAGTACTGGGAGCGACTGCTCAAGGCGAGCCCGACGTTCGCGACGTTCGTCGGCGACCACCGCTACGACGACCGCATCGAGGACCTGTCCGCCACCTATGAGCAACAGCTCCGCGAGCACTGGGAATCGCTGCACGACCGGGTCGAGCGCATCGACCCCGCACACCTCAGCCAGAGCGAGCAGGTCACCCGCGGGCTGCTGCTTGCCGAGACCCGCGACGGCATCGAGGGGATCGACCAGCGGCTCATCGAGTTCCGCTACGACCAGATGCAGGGCGTGGCGGTCGAGCTGCTGCAAACCGTGCCGGTGCTCAACGCCCCCGAGCCCGACCACGCGTGGCGGCTCGTCGAGCGGTACCGGCAGGTCCCGGCCATGCTCCAGCAGGCCGCCGACCGCTACACCGCGGGTCTCGCCGCGGGCCGCACGCCGGCACGCATCTGCCTGGAGCGCACGCTCAACGTCCTCGACGGCTACCTCGCCTCGCCACTCGATGACGACCCGTTCACGAAGATCCCGGGGCCCGCGTCGTGGGACGGCGACCCGGCGTGGCGCGACGCCCTCGCCGAACTGGCCCGCGACGTGGTCCGCCCCGCGTTCGGTGTCCACCGCGCCACGTTGGCCGAACGGCTCGAGCCCTCGGCCCGCGACGACGAGCACGCCGGGCTGTGCCACCTCGGCAGCGACGGCGAATCCGTGTACGCCACGCTCGTGCGCCACCACACGACCCTCGACCTCTCGCCGCAGGAGATCCACGACATCGGCCTGCAAGAAGCCACCGAGCTGCTCCCCCGCGAGTACGCCGAGGTCGGCGGCCGGCTGTTCGGGGTGACCGAGCTCGCAGACGTGTTCCGCCACCTGCAAGGCGACGACTCCCTGCGCTACGGCTCCGCCGAGGAGATCGTGGCCGACGCGCACGACGGCATCGACCGGGCCCGGGCAGCGATGGCCGACTGGTTCGGGCGCCTGCCACAGGCGCCGTGCAACATCGAGCCGGTGCCCGACTTCCTGGCCCCCGACTCGCCGAGCGCGTACTACTTCCCGCCCGCGGCCGACGGGAGCCGGCCGGGCACGTACTTCGTGAACACGTGGGAGCCGACCCAGAAGAACCGCTACGAAGCCGCGTCGGTGGCGTACCACGAGGCGATCCCCGGCCACCACCTCCAGATCGCCATCGCCAACGAGCTCGACGACGTGCCCACGTTCCAGCGCCAGTCGTTGTCGAACACCGCGTACGTCGAGGGCTGG
This region of Acidimicrobiales bacterium genomic DNA includes:
- a CDS encoding DUF885 domain-containing protein; the encoded protein is MTDHDLRAIAEEYWERLLKASPTFATFVGDHRYDDRIEDLSATYEQQLREHWESLHDRVERIDPAHLSQSEQVTRGLLLAETRDGIEGIDQRLIEFRYDQMQGVAVELLQTVPVLNAPEPDHAWRLVERYRQVPAMLQQAADRYTAGLAAGRTPARICLERTLNVLDGYLASPLDDDPFTKIPGPASWDGDPAWRDALAELARDVVRPAFGVHRATLAERLEPSARDDEHAGLCHLGSDGESVYATLVRHHTTLDLSPQEIHDIGLQEATELLPREYAEVGGRLFGVTELADVFRHLQGDDSLRYGSAEEIVADAHDGIDRARAAMADWFGRLPQAPCNIEPVPDFLAPDSPSAYYFPPAADGSRPGTYFVNTWEPTQKNRYEAASVAYHEAIPGHHLQIAIANELDDVPTFQRQSLSNTAYVEGWGLYAERLADEMGLYLTDLDRIGMLAADSWRACRLVVDTGLHALGWTRQQAIDFMAKYTPVSIEELTVEVDRYIAMPGQALSYKLGQREFFRLRGLAQQQLGDRFDIKGFHDTVLGSGAVSLPILGDLVDGWVRSHAA
- a CDS encoding TetR/AcrR family transcriptional regulator, which produces MSIRLPAEQRRRQLMDVALDVFARRGFHATSMNQVAYAAGVTKPVLYQHFASKRELYAQLLADVGHRLEEQIAKATAQAGGPREQVELGFGAYFAFVESERESFQLLFGSGTRHDDEFAETARRVEAAIAALLAELIDVPGLAQSERRLLAHGVVGIAEATSRHWVAGDLADDLDVATLARRMAELAWAGLRGVQAG